In Streptomyces durocortorensis, a genomic segment contains:
- a CDS encoding cytochrome P450, whose product MTTTSGTTGTATSGCPVTHGSVPLSGPRFQSDPVQLYRDMRRDHGAVAPVVLDGDVPAWLILGYRELHQVTGDPVLFSRDSDLWNQWDRIPDDWPLLPMIGRKQPSILYTVGERHSVRAMMISNALEGVDPFSLKRYAEEFADELIDRFCTKGSVDIIAEYAKLLPALVLARIYGFSDAEAHPLVGAINDMIDGRERALAGQQHLATSMFRLLADKHAEPGDDVASRMIADRGGFTDEEVAQDLMVMMAAGHQPTADWMGNSLRLMLTDDRFAASLSGGRHSVAEAMNEVLWEDTPTQNVAGRWASRDTHLGGRHIRAGDLLLLGLAAANGDPQVRTDGSTLTGGNNAFLSFGHGEHRCPFPAQETAEVIARTGIEVLLDRLPDVDLAVPAEQLTRRPSPWLRGLTDLPVTFTPTPALGRPGSFGGPA is encoded by the coding sequence GTGACGACCACCTCCGGCACCACCGGCACCGCCACCTCCGGCTGCCCCGTCACCCACGGGTCCGTACCCCTGTCCGGGCCCCGCTTCCAGAGCGACCCCGTCCAGCTCTACCGGGACATGCGGCGCGACCACGGCGCCGTCGCCCCGGTCGTGCTCGACGGGGACGTGCCCGCCTGGCTGATCCTCGGCTACCGCGAACTGCACCAGGTCACCGGCGACCCGGTCCTCTTCAGCCGGGACTCCGACCTGTGGAACCAGTGGGACCGCATCCCCGACGACTGGCCGCTGCTGCCGATGATCGGGCGCAAGCAGCCCTCGATCCTCTACACGGTCGGCGAGCGCCACAGCGTCCGGGCGATGATGATCAGCAACGCGCTGGAGGGCGTCGACCCGTTCTCCCTGAAGCGCTACGCGGAGGAGTTCGCGGACGAGCTGATCGACCGGTTCTGCACCAAGGGCTCGGTGGACATCATCGCGGAGTACGCCAAGCTGCTCCCCGCCCTCGTGCTGGCCAGGATCTACGGCTTCTCCGACGCGGAGGCGCACCCCCTGGTCGGCGCGATCAACGACATGATCGACGGCCGCGAGCGGGCGCTCGCCGGGCAGCAGCACCTGGCCACCTCGATGTTCCGGCTGCTGGCCGACAAGCACGCCGAGCCCGGCGACGACGTGGCGAGCCGGATGATCGCCGACCGCGGCGGCTTCACCGACGAGGAGGTCGCCCAGGACCTCATGGTGATGATGGCGGCCGGGCACCAGCCGACCGCCGACTGGATGGGGAACTCGCTGCGCCTGATGCTCACCGACGACCGGTTCGCCGCCTCGCTCTCCGGCGGGCGGCACAGCGTCGCCGAGGCGATGAACGAAGTCCTCTGGGAGGACACCCCGACCCAGAACGTGGCGGGCCGCTGGGCCTCCCGCGACACCCATCTCGGCGGCCGCCACATCCGCGCCGGTGACCTGCTGCTCCTCGGCCTCGCCGCCGCCAACGGGGACCCCCAGGTGCGGACCGACGGCTCGACGCTGACCGGCGGCAACAACGCCTTCCTCTCCTTCGGCCACGGCGAGCACCGCTGCCCGTTCCCGGCCCAGGAGACCGCCGAGGTCATCGCCCGTACCGGCATCGAGGTCCTGCTCGACCGGCTGCCGGACGTGGACCTCGCCGTCCCCGCCGAGCAGCTCACGCGCCGCCCGTCACCGTGGCTGCGCGGTCTGACGGACCTGCCGGTGACCTTCACGCCCACGCCCGCCCTCGGCAGACCCGGAAGTTTCGGAGGCCCCGCATGA
- a CDS encoding LysR family transcriptional regulator → MNPGRSTGRPVELRHLRAFLAIADELNVTRAAARLRLTQPAVSRTLAALEMHLGVRLVDRSTHHLALTPEGVAFRDKAAAAVAAFDEALDSGRLRQWPLRLGHAWSAFGPYTTPLLRAWHERHPRTPLELLRIDDRTAGLTRGEVDAALLRGPVDAPGLVAEVLFTEVRVAAVTADGPLAGRTSLALADLADGPVVLNTVSGTTTIGLWPPHARPAATLTVGNTDDWLTAIAAGRGNGVSTASTADMHPHAGVVYVPLDDAPGVPVLLARRDAPGHPALPDLAALAREIIARGP, encoded by the coding sequence ATGAACCCGGGACGCTCCACCGGCCGCCCTGTCGAACTCCGGCATCTGCGCGCCTTCCTCGCCATCGCCGACGAGCTCAACGTCACCCGTGCCGCCGCCCGCCTCCGCCTGACCCAGCCCGCCGTCTCCCGCACCCTCGCCGCGCTGGAGATGCACCTGGGCGTCCGGCTCGTCGACCGCTCCACGCACCACCTCGCCCTCACCCCCGAGGGCGTCGCCTTCCGCGACAAGGCCGCCGCCGCGGTCGCCGCCTTCGACGAGGCGCTCGACTCCGGGCGGCTGCGCCAGTGGCCCCTGCGGCTCGGGCACGCCTGGTCCGCGTTCGGGCCGTACACCACCCCGCTGCTGCGGGCCTGGCATGAGCGGCACCCCCGGACCCCGCTGGAACTGCTCCGGATCGACGACCGCACCGCCGGGCTCACCCGGGGCGAGGTCGACGCCGCCCTGCTGCGGGGGCCCGTGGACGCGCCGGGGCTCGTCGCCGAGGTGCTGTTCACCGAGGTGCGGGTGGCGGCGGTCACCGCGGACGGGCCGCTGGCCGGGCGCACCTCGCTCGCCCTCGCCGATCTCGCGGACGGCCCCGTCGTCCTCAACACCGTCTCCGGCACCACCACGATCGGCCTGTGGCCTCCCCACGCCCGGCCCGCCGCCACCCTCACCGTCGGCAACACCGACGACTGGCTCACCGCCATCGCCGCCGGACGCGGCAACGGGGTGTCCACCGCCTCGACCGCCGACATGCACCCGCACGCGGGGGTCGTCTACGTCCCGCTCGACGACGCCCCCGGCGTCCCGGTCCTCCTCGCCCGCCGCGACGCACCCGGCCACCCGGCCCTGCCCGATCTGGCGGCCCTGGCCCGCGAGATCATCGCGCGCGGCCCGTGA
- a CDS encoding FAD-linked oxidase C-terminal domain-containing protein, whose amino-acid sequence MAEQHRPHTGPSGPSGPSGPSGPSGPSRAFVGALRASVRGESDFGPAARALTTMDASNYRRVPLGVLAPRDADDIAAALTVCQEYRVPVVARGGGTSIAGQATGTGLVLDLTRHLRTILDLDPVARTAVVQPGVVLDDLRAAAAPHGLTFGPDPSTHSRCTIGGMIGNNSCGAHSVAWGTTADNVRGLSVVRYGGQALRLEQGSGQGPEGVGPHGVRELIAAHLAPLRTRYPDLPRRISGYALDALLPEYPGGPDPVRAFCGSEGTLAVVTEATVRLVEPPRARALAVLGYADESAAAEAAPGLLPYGPLTVEGMAADLVRESAGLPRGAAWLFVETGGATGSDARAHAERILRAADAVDGTVVTDPAGQRALWRIREDAAGTATRMPDGSEAWPGWEDCAVPPARLGAYLRDFRALLTEHGLRGTPYGHFGDGCIHVRIDFDLLTPAGTARFRRFSEETADLVVAHGGSLSGEHGDGQARAELLPRMYGDELVGLFGRFKDLWDPDGGLNPGMLVRPDRLDENLRFEVLPKRPVDVEFGYPQDGGDFAGAVRRCVGVAKCRTTEAPGAGVMCPSFRATGEEAHSTRGRARLLHEMLAGEVITDGWRSTEVRDALDLCLSCKGCRSDCPVGVDMATYKAEFLHHHYRGRLRPAAHYALGRLPRWLRLAAPLARPLNALARLRPLAALAKRLAGIAPERTIPVLATETYSRWLRRRQGEGTRVLASDRVVALWADTFTEYLSPQVGRAAVRVLEEATGRTVLPAPRGVCCGLTYVSTGQLDAARRVMRRTLDRVGLLPGHPLVVLEPSCAATLRTDLPELLPDDPRAAELAESVRTLAQYLEEYAPDWTPPRLDRPVTGQTHCHQHAVLGDAAERRLRERMGLTGELSGGCCGLAGNFGFEKGHWEVSVACAEEQLLPSVRESGPESELLADGFSCRTQLDQLAGRRARHLAEVIADGLEGGGR is encoded by the coding sequence ATGGCCGAACAGCATCGACCGCATACCGGACCCTCCGGACCCTCCGGACCCTCCGGACCCTCCGGACCCTCCGGACCATCCCGTGCCTTTGTCGGGGCGCTCCGCGCCTCCGTGCGCGGCGAGAGCGACTTCGGGCCCGCCGCGCGGGCCCTGACGACGATGGACGCCTCCAACTACCGCCGCGTCCCGCTCGGGGTTCTCGCCCCGCGCGACGCCGACGACATCGCGGCCGCGCTGACGGTCTGCCAGGAGTATCGGGTTCCGGTGGTGGCGCGCGGTGGCGGCACGTCCATCGCCGGGCAGGCCACCGGCACCGGCCTCGTGCTCGACCTCACCCGCCATCTGCGGACGATCCTCGACCTGGACCCGGTCGCCCGCACCGCCGTCGTCCAGCCCGGCGTCGTCCTGGACGACCTGCGGGCCGCCGCCGCCCCGCACGGGCTGACGTTCGGCCCCGACCCGTCCACGCACAGCCGCTGCACCATCGGCGGGATGATCGGCAACAACTCCTGCGGGGCGCACTCGGTGGCCTGGGGCACGACGGCCGACAACGTACGGGGACTGTCGGTCGTCCGGTACGGGGGCCAGGCGCTGCGCCTGGAACAGGGGAGCGGTCAGGGGCCGGAGGGCGTCGGCCCCCACGGTGTGCGTGAACTGATCGCCGCCCACCTCGCCCCCCTCCGCACCCGCTACCCCGACCTCCCGCGCCGCATCTCCGGCTACGCGCTCGACGCCCTGCTCCCCGAGTACCCCGGCGGCCCCGACCCGGTCCGGGCGTTCTGCGGCAGCGAGGGCACCCTCGCCGTGGTCACCGAGGCGACCGTGCGCCTGGTCGAGCCCCCGCGCGCCCGCGCCCTGGCCGTCCTCGGGTACGCCGACGAGTCCGCCGCCGCCGAGGCCGCCCCGGGCCTCCTGCCGTACGGCCCGCTCACCGTCGAGGGCATGGCAGCCGACCTCGTACGCGAGTCCGCCGGGCTGCCGCGCGGGGCCGCCTGGCTGTTCGTCGAGACGGGCGGGGCGACCGGGTCCGATGCCCGCGCGCACGCCGAACGCATCCTGCGGGCGGCCGACGCCGTCGACGGGACGGTCGTCACCGACCCGGCCGGGCAGCGGGCCCTGTGGCGCATCCGGGAGGACGCCGCCGGGACCGCGACCCGGATGCCCGACGGCAGCGAGGCCTGGCCCGGCTGGGAGGACTGCGCGGTGCCGCCCGCCCGGCTCGGTGCGTACCTGCGCGACTTCCGGGCGCTGCTCACCGAACACGGCCTGCGCGGAACCCCGTACGGCCACTTCGGCGACGGCTGCATCCACGTGCGCATCGACTTCGACCTCCTCACCCCGGCCGGAACCGCCCGCTTCCGCCGCTTCTCCGAGGAGACGGCCGACCTGGTCGTCGCGCACGGCGGCTCCCTCAGCGGCGAACACGGCGACGGCCAGGCGCGCGCCGAGCTGCTGCCACGGATGTACGGGGACGAACTCGTCGGCCTCTTCGGCCGGTTCAAGGACCTGTGGGACCCGGACGGCGGCCTGAACCCCGGGATGCTCGTCCGCCCGGACCGCCTCGACGAGAACCTCCGCTTCGAGGTTCTGCCGAAACGCCCGGTCGACGTGGAATTCGGCTACCCGCAGGACGGCGGGGACTTCGCGGGAGCGGTGCGCAGGTGTGTCGGCGTCGCCAAGTGCCGTACGACGGAGGCGCCGGGTGCGGGCGTCATGTGCCCGTCCTTCCGCGCGACCGGCGAGGAGGCCCACTCCACGCGCGGGCGGGCCCGGCTGCTGCACGAGATGCTGGCGGGCGAGGTGATCACCGACGGCTGGCGGAGCACGGAGGTACGGGACGCGCTCGACCTCTGCCTCTCCTGCAAGGGGTGCCGCAGCGACTGCCCGGTGGGCGTCGACATGGCCACGTACAAGGCGGAGTTCCTGCACCACCACTACCGGGGCCGCCTCCGCCCCGCCGCCCACTACGCCCTGGGCCGCCTCCCGCGGTGGCTGCGCCTGGCCGCGCCACTGGCCCGCCCGTTGAACGCCCTGGCCCGGCTGCGCCCGCTCGCCGCACTCGCGAAGCGGCTGGCGGGGATCGCGCCCGAGCGGACGATTCCGGTGCTGGCGACGGAGACGTACAGCCGGTGGCTGCGCCGGAGGCAGGGCGAGGGGACGCGCGTCCTCGCGTCGGACCGGGTGGTGGCCCTGTGGGCGGACACCTTCACCGAGTACCTGTCCCCGCAGGTGGGCCGGGCGGCGGTCCGGGTGCTGGAGGAGGCGACGGGGCGCACGGTGCTCCCGGCCCCGCGCGGAGTGTGCTGCGGTCTCACCTACGTGTCGACGGGCCAGCTGGACGCGGCCCGCCGCGTGATGCGCCGCACCCTGGACCGGGTCGGCCTGCTCCCCGGCCACCCGCTCGTCGTCCTCGAACCGAGTTGCGCCGCCACCCTCCGCACGGACCTGCCCGAACTTCTCCCCGACGACCCGCGCGCCGCCGAACTGGCCGAGAGCGTGAGGACCTTGGCCCAGTACCTGGAGGAGTACGCCCCCGACTGGACCCCGCCCCGCCTGGACCGCCCGGTCACCGGCCAGACCCACTGCCACCAGCACGCGGTCCTCGGCGACGCGGCGGAGCGGCGCCTGCGGGAACGGATGGGGCTGACGGGTGAACTGAGCGGGGGGTGCTGCGGTCTGGCCGGGAACTTCGGTTTCGAGAAGGGGCACTGGGAGGTGTCCGTGGCCTGCGCGGAGGAGCAGCTGCTCCCCTCCGTACGGGAGTCGGGACCGGAGAGCGAACTCCTCGCGGACGGGTTCTCCTGCCGTACGCAACTGGACCAGCTGGCCGGACGCCGGGCCCGGCACCTGGCGGAGGTGATCGCGGACGGGCTGGAGGGCGGCGGGAGGTGA
- a CDS encoding DUF742 domain-containing protein — MTTAPRPRPGRDDDPDRLYTLTGGRSRSDSAAFDLVTLVVAECDPAPGMQSEHVAILRMCQGPTAVVEIAASLNLPVSIVRIMLCDLLDTGRVSARHPRTARVADRLPDPDILEQVLVGLRNL, encoded by the coding sequence ATGACGACGGCGCCCCGCCCGCGCCCGGGCCGCGACGACGATCCGGACCGGCTGTACACCCTCACCGGGGGCCGCAGCCGTTCCGATTCGGCCGCCTTCGACCTGGTGACGCTCGTCGTCGCCGAGTGCGACCCGGCCCCCGGCATGCAGTCGGAGCACGTCGCGATCCTGCGGATGTGCCAGGGCCCGACCGCCGTCGTCGAGATCGCCGCGAGCCTGAACCTGCCCGTCAGCATCGTTCGCATCATGCTGTGCGACCTGCTCGACACCGGCCGGGTCAGCGCCCGCCACCCCCGTACCGCCCGTGTCGCGGACCGGCTCCCCGACCCCGACATCCTGGAACAGGTGCTCGTTGGACTCCGCAACCTCTGA
- a CDS encoding cytochrome P450 family protein: MTRIALDPFVTDLDGESAALRAAGPLAEVELPGGVHVYAVTRHAEARALLTDSRVVKDINVWNAWQRGEIPMDWPLIGLANPGRSMLTVDGSDHRRLRTLVAQALTVKRVERLRSGIEALTNASLEKLAALPAGQPVDLKAEFAYPLPMNVISELMGVDGADHPRLKELFEKFFSTQTPPEEVPQMMADLGALFTKIVDDKRANPGDDLTSALIAASENGDHLTDEEIVNTLQLIIAAGHETTISLIVNVVEALQTHPEQRKKVLDGEIGWEGVIEETLRWNTPTSHVLIRFATEDIEVGDRILPKGEGLIISFGALGRDEEQYGPTAGEFDATRTPNRHIAFGHGPHVCPGAALSRLEAGIALPALYERFPELELAVPATELRNKPIVTQNDLYELPVELGCPFGHEA, translated from the coding sequence ATGACCCGCATCGCGCTCGACCCGTTCGTCACCGACCTCGACGGCGAGAGCGCCGCGCTGCGGGCCGCCGGTCCGCTCGCGGAGGTGGAGCTGCCGGGCGGGGTGCACGTCTACGCGGTCACCCGCCACGCGGAGGCCCGCGCGCTGCTCACCGACAGCCGGGTGGTCAAGGACATCAACGTCTGGAACGCCTGGCAGCGCGGCGAGATACCGATGGACTGGCCGCTGATCGGCCTGGCCAACCCGGGCCGCTCGATGCTGACGGTCGACGGCTCGGACCACCGTCGTCTCCGTACGCTGGTGGCACAGGCGCTCACGGTGAAGAGGGTGGAGCGGCTGCGGTCCGGGATCGAGGCGCTGACGAACGCGAGCCTGGAGAAGCTGGCGGCACTGCCGGCCGGGCAGCCGGTGGACCTGAAGGCCGAGTTCGCCTACCCCCTGCCCATGAACGTGATCAGCGAGCTGATGGGCGTGGACGGGGCGGACCACCCGCGCCTCAAGGAGCTGTTCGAGAAGTTCTTCTCGACGCAGACCCCGCCGGAGGAGGTCCCGCAGATGATGGCGGACCTCGGGGCCCTCTTCACGAAGATCGTCGACGACAAGCGGGCGAACCCGGGCGACGACCTGACCAGCGCCCTGATCGCGGCCTCCGAGAACGGCGACCACCTCACCGACGAGGAGATCGTCAACACGCTGCAACTGATCATCGCCGCCGGACATGAGACCACGATCAGTCTGATCGTCAACGTGGTCGAGGCGCTCCAGACCCACCCCGAGCAGCGCAAGAAGGTGCTGGACGGGGAGATCGGGTGGGAGGGCGTGATCGAGGAGACGCTGCGCTGGAACACCCCGACCTCGCACGTCCTGATCCGCTTCGCGACGGAGGACATCGAGGTGGGCGACCGTATCCTCCCGAAGGGCGAGGGCCTGATCATCTCGTTCGGCGCGCTGGGCCGCGACGAGGAGCAGTACGGCCCGACGGCGGGCGAGTTCGACGCCACCCGCACCCCGAACCGCCACATCGCCTTCGGCCACGGCCCGCACGTCTGCCCGGGCGCGGCGCTGTCCCGCCTGGAGGCCGGAATCGCGCTCCCCGCCCTCTACGAGCGGTTCCCGGAACTGGAACTGGCGGTCCCGGCCACCGAGCTGCGCAACAAGCCGATCGTGACGCAGAACGACCTGTACGAGCTGCCGGTGGAGTTGGGCTGCCCGTTCGGCCACGAGGCGTAG
- a CDS encoding GTP-binding protein — MDSATSDRAALSSTADNGLKIVVVGGFGVGKTTMVRSVSEIRPLNTEETMTRAGEAVDHLDGVQAKTSTTVAFDFGRITLDERSVLYLFGAPGQERFWFLWDRLFSGTLGAVVLVDTRRLADSWYAIDRLEHHGTPFIVACNDFGGPLHSEQQIREALDLSEDVPLVECDARDRSSSKYVLITLVEHLAALSAARLRAPEAAVPAGALADAALAAAGPTPEPAP; from the coding sequence TTGGACTCCGCAACCTCTGACCGCGCCGCCCTGAGCTCGACGGCCGACAACGGACTCAAGATCGTTGTCGTCGGCGGCTTCGGCGTCGGCAAGACCACCATGGTCCGATCCGTGAGCGAGATCCGTCCGCTCAACACGGAGGAGACGATGACCCGCGCGGGCGAGGCCGTCGACCACCTCGACGGCGTGCAGGCCAAGACGTCCACCACCGTGGCGTTCGACTTCGGCCGCATCACGCTCGACGAACGGTCCGTGCTGTACCTCTTCGGCGCGCCCGGACAGGAGCGGTTCTGGTTCCTGTGGGACCGGCTGTTCTCCGGCACGCTCGGCGCGGTCGTCCTCGTCGACACCCGTCGGCTCGCCGACTCCTGGTATGCCATCGACCGCCTGGAGCACCACGGCACGCCGTTCATCGTGGCGTGCAACGACTTCGGCGGCCCGCTCCACAGCGAGCAGCAGATCCGCGAGGCCCTGGACCTCTCGGAGGACGTACCGCTGGTGGAGTGCGACGCACGCGACCGGTCCTCCAGCAAGTACGTGCTCATCACGCTCGTCGAGCACCTGGCCGCGCTGTCCGCCGCCCGCCTGCGCGCCCCCGAGGCGGCCGTCCCCGCAGGGGCCCTGGCCGACGCGGCCCTGGCGGCTGCCGGACCGACCCCGGAGCCCGCCCCGTGA
- a CDS encoding serine hydrolase domain-containing protein, whose protein sequence is MAYDITVRGTVAEGFEGVREEFAAVLAEETAEPGAQLAAYLDGRPVVDLWAGDGITGDALPAVYSSTKGAAHLVVALLVQEGILDLDRHITAYWPEFTGGGKERLTLREVLGHRAGLIGADGGFTPDELADDRLIAARLAGQAPYWQPGTALGYHALTIGALTGEVVRRVTGRSVQEHFEERVRAPYGLDFHLGLPEALEDRYVPIRPLVPTPEQTAEMLANPVDPVSPTGIAFSAGSRTAIDMVALVNSRTTRALGPTSVGGVASARGLAGMYAAAAAGLDGRDPLLKPDTLAEFGRVHWHGTDVVTGTVDGFALGFEALRGTYPFLGEGTIGHSGAAGSQAFADPVNGVAYGYTRRTWASQGGAAPENARLAEAVSRAAAPMR, encoded by the coding sequence ATGGCGTACGACATCACCGTCAGGGGAACGGTCGCCGAGGGATTCGAGGGCGTACGGGAGGAGTTCGCCGCCGTCCTCGCCGAGGAGACCGCCGAGCCCGGCGCACAGCTCGCCGCGTACCTGGACGGCCGGCCGGTCGTGGACCTCTGGGCCGGGGACGGCATCACCGGCGACGCGCTGCCCGCCGTCTACTCCTCGACCAAGGGCGCGGCCCACTTGGTGGTCGCCCTGCTCGTGCAGGAGGGAATCCTCGACCTGGACCGGCACATCACCGCGTACTGGCCGGAGTTCACCGGCGGCGGCAAGGAGCGGCTGACCCTGCGCGAGGTGCTCGGGCACCGCGCCGGGCTGATCGGCGCCGACGGCGGCTTCACCCCCGACGAGCTCGCCGACGACCGCCTGATCGCCGCCCGGCTCGCGGGGCAGGCCCCCTATTGGCAGCCCGGTACGGCCCTCGGCTACCACGCGCTGACCATCGGGGCGCTGACCGGTGAGGTGGTGCGCCGGGTGACGGGCCGTTCGGTCCAGGAGCACTTCGAGGAGCGGGTCCGCGCCCCGTACGGACTCGACTTCCACCTCGGGCTGCCCGAGGCGCTGGAGGACCGGTACGTGCCGATCCGGCCGCTGGTGCCCACGCCCGAGCAGACCGCGGAGATGCTGGCGAACCCGGTCGACCCGGTGAGCCCGACCGGCATCGCCTTCAGTGCGGGCTCCCGGACCGCGATCGACATGGTGGCCCTCGTCAACTCCCGTACGACCCGGGCCCTGGGCCCCACGTCGGTGGGCGGTGTCGCCTCCGCGCGCGGCCTCGCCGGGATGTACGCGGCCGCCGCGGCGGGGCTCGACGGCCGGGACCCCCTGCTCAAGCCGGACACCCTCGCCGAGTTCGGCCGGGTCCACTGGCACGGCACCGACGTGGTCACCGGCACGGTCGACGGCTTCGCCCTCGGCTTCGAGGCGCTGCGCGGCACCTACCCGTTCCTGGGCGAGGGCACGATCGGCCACTCCGGCGCCGCGGGCTCACAGGCCTTCGCGGACCCGGTGAACGGGGTGGCGTACGGGTACACGCGGCGCACCTGGGCCTCCCAGGGCGGCGCGGCCCCCGAGAACGCCCGCCTGGCGGAGGCGGTAAGCCGGGCGGCGGCCCCGATGCGCTGA
- a CDS encoding roadblock/LC7 domain-containing protein produces MTATTDEKLNWLLEGLLDRTPGTRHALVLSRDGLKLCRTPELSVDQADQLAAISAGIQSLSHGASIEFGDGTGGVRSAMTEFYGGVLFIVEAGAGAHLAVVADEDSDVGLVGHNMSELVEQLGEHLVAPPRAPVAEGTAV; encoded by the coding sequence ATGACCGCGACCACCGACGAGAAGCTCAACTGGCTGCTGGAGGGGCTGCTCGACCGCACCCCCGGCACCCGCCACGCCCTCGTCCTGTCCCGCGACGGCCTCAAGCTGTGCCGCACCCCCGAGCTCTCCGTCGACCAGGCCGACCAGCTGGCCGCGATCTCCGCCGGAATCCAGAGCCTCTCGCACGGCGCGTCCATCGAGTTCGGTGACGGCACCGGCGGCGTACGGTCCGCGATGACCGAGTTCTACGGCGGCGTGCTGTTCATCGTCGAGGCGGGCGCCGGTGCCCACCTCGCCGTCGTCGCCGACGAGGACTCCGACGTGGGCCTCGTCGGCCACAACATGAGCGAGCTCGTCGAACAGCTCGGCGAGCACCTGGTCGCCCCGCCGCGCGCACCCGTGGCGGAGGGCACGGCCGTATGA
- a CDS encoding sensor histidine kinase — protein MRPSHRPTALALLISAVATGTLTLWAVAAAPDTVRTPLAWGAGAAAVLLSVAAAVTVHTLGTARTLRSLRAADAQRFTTETSRLVSASAAEAQRYTAESARIKAVASAETARVAADARAENERIRAEAAAERDRLTTTVERLTARATRAETERSAAVAACANAAGRMQALATSMLADLREMEHRHADESVLGDLLYLDHRTAQAGRLADSIAVLTGARSGRRWAKPIVMESILRGAMGRIGSYQRVRLHSTSDVAIAGHAAEGVMHALAELLDNAANFSPPTAEVHVYVEEVPAGIVITVEDSGLVMSEVQLRRAERAVSAENQDLTNLSGTRLGLAVVGRLARKHGLTVSFRPSARGGTGALMMLPQDLISRAPAPAVRTPAATLPAAPATTAPAEPEPSHASAEGAGAADSAPAARNAPDGASDDTASTPLPPAAEPARSPESASESTGSVPTFGESGLPKRRRGRTLAAAEARTGNAAPGEADTPRARTTTDPKVQAARFSTFSRAVRANSPHPEGNTR, from the coding sequence TTGCGCCCCTCACACCGGCCCACCGCACTCGCCCTGCTGATCTCGGCCGTCGCAACCGGCACGCTGACCCTGTGGGCCGTCGCCGCGGCCCCCGACACGGTACGGACCCCGCTGGCATGGGGAGCGGGCGCCGCCGCCGTACTGCTGAGCGTCGCCGCGGCCGTCACCGTCCACACCCTGGGGACCGCGCGGACGCTGCGATCCCTGCGGGCCGCCGACGCCCAGCGGTTCACCACCGAGACCTCACGCCTGGTCTCGGCCTCCGCGGCCGAAGCCCAGCGCTACACCGCCGAGAGTGCCCGGATCAAGGCCGTCGCCTCCGCCGAGACCGCCCGGGTCGCCGCCGACGCCCGCGCCGAGAACGAGCGCATCCGCGCCGAGGCCGCCGCCGAACGGGACCGCCTCACCACCACCGTCGAGCGGCTGACCGCCCGTGCCACCCGCGCCGAGACCGAGCGCTCCGCGGCCGTCGCCGCCTGCGCCAACGCGGCCGGACGGATGCAGGCCCTGGCCACCAGCATGCTGGCCGACCTGCGGGAGATGGAGCACCGGCACGCCGACGAGTCCGTGCTCGGGGACCTGCTGTACCTGGACCACCGCACCGCCCAGGCGGGCCGGCTCGCCGACTCCATCGCCGTACTGACCGGGGCGCGTTCCGGCCGCCGCTGGGCCAAGCCGATCGTGATGGAGTCGATCCTGCGCGGCGCGATGGGCCGGATCGGCAGCTACCAGCGCGTCCGCCTCCACTCCACCAGCGATGTCGCGATCGCCGGTCACGCGGCCGAGGGCGTCATGCACGCGCTCGCCGAACTCCTCGACAACGCGGCCAACTTCTCGCCGCCCACCGCCGAGGTCCACGTCTACGTGGAGGAGGTCCCGGCGGGCATCGTCATCACCGTCGAGGACAGCGGGCTCGTCATGAGCGAGGTGCAGCTGCGCCGCGCCGAGCGGGCCGTCTCCGCCGAGAACCAGGACCTCACCAACCTGTCCGGCACCCGCCTCGGCCTCGCCGTCGTCGGTCGGCTGGCCCGTAAGCACGGGCTGACGGTCTCGTTCCGGCCGTCCGCGCGCGGCGGCACCGGCGCGCTGATGATGCTCCCTCAGGACCTCATCTCCCGCGCCCCCGCACCGGCCGTACGGACGCCGGCTGCCACGCTCCCGGCCGCCCCGGCCACCACCGCACCCGCCGAGCCGGAGCCGTCCCACGCGTCGGCCGAGGGCGCGGGCGCCGCCGACTCCGCCCCCGCGGCCCGCAACGCCCCGGACGGCGCCTCCGATGACACCGCCTCCACGCCCCTGCCCCCGGCGGCGGAGCCCGCACGCTCCCCGGAGTCCGCGTCCGAATCCACCGGCAGCGTGCCCACGTTCGGCGAGAGCGGTCTGCCCAAGCGCCGCCGCGGCCGCACCCTGGCCGCCGCCGAAGCCCGTACCGGCAACGCCGCCCCCGGCGAAGCCGACACCCCCCGGGCCCGTACCACCACCGACCCGAAGGTCCAGGCAGCACGCTTCAGCACCTTCAGCAGGGCGGTACGAGCCAACTCCCCGCACCCGGAAGGCAACACCCGATGA